The Elephas maximus indicus isolate mEleMax1 chromosome 17, mEleMax1 primary haplotype, whole genome shotgun sequence DNA segment attttatagaagaggaaaccaaggatcagagaggttaatttattttctcatagtgacACAGCCAGACAGGCTGGATTCTACCCAGGACTGTCTCTATGGAAGAACTGTGTTCTTTCTGTAGATCACATGAACTTCCCAAGTGGCTATCTCCTGTTTGGGGCTACCCTTTCCTGGCCCCTCCTAATCCACTGAGAGACACAGCACAAGGAGTGGTGGAAAGCAGGAAGTGGATAGGGAGGGGGCAGTACCTGTCTGTTATGAAGCTGTCTGTCCACGTAGATCTGCCCCTCTGTGATGAAGCCTGTCAGATCTGGGATGGGGTGGGTGATATCTACAAGAAAATACACTGGCCTCAGTGGGGATGGGAACCAGGCCTCACCCACTCATGGAAGTGACAGGGGTGGGAGTGCTGTCCCCTGCTCTGACGGAGGAACAGTTATGCACATCAATGCAAAGCAGTGTGGACCCTCTAAGTGCCGGGGTGGAGAGGGGAAGGCAGGAGACAGTGGGGGGCAGTGGGCAGTGAGGAGCTCACCATCATTGGGCATGGTGAGGATGGGGATCTGTGTGATGGAGCCTCCCCGGCCCTCCACACGGCCTGCCCGCTCATAGATGGTGGCCAGGTCTGTGTACATGTATCCGGGGAAGCCTCGTCGCCCAGGTACCTCCTCCCTTGCAGCTGAGACCTGCGATACCATGGGCATGGGGGTAAGAACAAGGGAGAGAGGCTGACACAAGGAAGAGTGGGTGGGAGAAATGAGTGGGGGCCAGGAGAGGAGGGGCCAGGCTGAGACCAGCCCTGGAgcttatctgtgtgtgtgtgtgtgtgtgtgtgtgtgtgtgtgtgtgtagtggggggtagggctgggtgGGCAAGCTCCCCTCCACTTGGGGCCAGGAAGTGACTATGAAGGGTGACCCATGGGGTGTATCGCCTAGGAGAGGCAGGGATGAACCAGCCACCCCTGCCAGGCCCCTCACCTCTCGCAAGGCCTCTGCATAGGAGCTCATGTCAGTCAGTATGACCAGCACGTGCTTCTCACACTGGTAGGCAAGGAACTCAGCAGTGGTCAGTGCCAGGCGTGGAGTGATGATCCGCTCAATCCTGGAGGTATGGCCAATGATTAGAGACCCTGGGGGCCCAGGTTGTGTTCCCTTTAGCCCCAGTGCTGAGCAGAAGGTGAATTGGGAACCTGGCATTGTGCGTAGAAGCAGAAGATCAGGTAAGATGAGCTCCTGCCCCCAGGTCAGGCCATAGTTCCCAGGAGTGGGCAACCCTTCAGCCAAGTCTGATACCCGCTCCCTGCTATTCAAGGTAGGAAGGGAGACAGAGGCTGGGGCAGGCAGGGGAGTTGGGTGGCAGGGAGAGAGCAGGCCCAGGAGGTCTGCTGAGGTCTGAGAGGGGCCTGTCCTTGGGGACCTGTAGGTGAAGGGCTGGGAGCTGTGGGCATGAGCTCCTGCCCTAGCTCCACTTTGCCACTGGGCACCCAGACTGGCCTCACCCTCAGGGTCCTCAGGATTCTCCTGTTACCTGCTGTTCCTCTCACGCTCCTGAGCAGGGGCATAGTAAAAGTTAACGAGCgcccgggggcaatctctaaattgcgcccctccaccccaccccgagtttcaagatgaatagacgttAATAGCAGCGAGGAAAAGACGCCAAGCGGGCCCGCGGGGAGAGTGCTCGATTTCCCGCTGCGCCCACTGAGGTGAGGgggcggcggggcggggggaCTGATGGGCGGGCTCCAGGGGCGCCTGCCTGGGCCGCGGTGATGGTGGCAGAGCCGGCGCGGCGCCTCCGGGCTGGTGAGTCATCCCAGCAGACGTTGAGAGCCAGGGCAGCATAGAGCGGCCCCAAAACATCGCTAAAGCGGGCACAGGCTTTCTGGAGCAGCTCAAGTCCTGCAGAGCTTGGTCTTAGACGTATCTCTGCACCGTGTGCTGTTACCCCCTCTAACAGTATCAcaggtgtggtctgcaccccctTGGACTTCACCCTGGGACAAGTGCCCCCTTTGCCTCCCCCCTCTTCTGCTCTTGAGCACACTCAATATGAAAGTCTCACGCCCTAGCTTGCCTTTCCCCTTGCAGCCCCCCTGAGTACCCCTCAGGATCATGCCTCTGGCCCCTGGCACTCAGTCCAGGGCTCTGTGCCTGTGGGTCTTCCCCAAGTAATGTCATCGCAGGCTCCAGAATTCTGTGACTTAGTTTTTGGAGTACCCTCAATACCCAGCTAGGcttagcagaatttttttttcatccactTGTCCCCCAAATTTAAAGTCacactttttaaacttttaaaatagcatttttcCTAAACATAATGGTTTAGGGAAATAATCTCTTTAATAGTGACTCTGTGGAAGTGACACAAGGATGAGGAATGCTGGCTGGAAGCAGATCCTGGAAAGAGCAGAGGGGCTGGGGGCAGCAGGCAGGGGGGTGGTCTGGCTCCCTCTGTCTATCCATGAGCTATCATTACCCCTTCCTAGGACACAGTTTCCCTGTCTGCACACCGAAGGGTAGGTCTCCCAGCTCTGGCCCATGCCTGTAGTTCTGGGATGCCCCTGAACTCTGGTACTCTGGGTCTTGGACAGGTGCCTGCCCACCTGAGGTCAGTATGGGCATCAGGGGAGGGCTCACGTGGGGTCGTTGGCCAAGTTCAGGAAGAGGCAGACGTTCCCCATGGCACCGTTCTGCTCAAAGTCGGACTTGAAGAACCGGGCTGTCTCCATGTTCACCTGGACATACAGTGGGGAGGGCGCTGGCCTCAGGACCCCAcctcctcccatctcctctcagAAAAGCTTGTCAGCTGACTGTCTGACAGTTACTGGGGGGTCAGGGTACCATGGCCACTGGGATGGCCCTGGTGATTGAGAGGGGAGGGGCTAGGCATGCTGCCCCAGTCCTGGCTTCATCAGACCCCCAAAGAGAGGTACAGGGTTCCTCAAGTGGAGCTCTGTTCAATGCTGTCCCCACCTTTCTGTCCTACACTTGAGCCCTCTGAGAGGACCCTATTTCCTCCTTCCCAAAGTTGTCTTGTTTCCCCAAGTTCCCTGGCTTCATCCTCTCCTAGGCCATCCTGGGCCCATCTGTGACTACCTCAGCCAAGGGGCACCTTGAGGGACACATTGCCCCACTCTGGTCACTAAGCCCACTCTCACCCCTTCAATGATACTCTTGTCTCTGTCCTGTGAGGGCCTCCCTTTCCTATCAGACAGGCCCAGACTCTGATGGCTTCTCAAGGAACAGGACTGTGCCTCCCCCATCAGATCAGGCTGTGCCAGCTGCCAAGAAGGGCAGGGCTGACACCAACAGTTTCCAGAACCTGCCCCTCTTCCCAGCCCCTCTTACCCCCATGGCTGCAAAGACGATGGCGAAGTTGTCATCGTGATAATCCAGTACAGCCTTGGATTTCTTCACCAGCCCAGCTTGGCGGCAGATCTGGGCAGCAATCTGGGCCACagtggatggggagggagggaggacatCAGAGCCAGAACCCAGCACCCACCCCAATTTCCAGTCTGTCCTCTAGACTGGGCCTTTGGTGGGAGGGACTCAAGCCCAGGGAAGTAAAGGGACTGGCCAGGACAACAGCCTTTCTtggagggtgggaaggggggTGTCCTCTTCTGTGGCTACTAAAGGGCTGACCGTACCTGTCATGAGGAGTGGGCAGGGTAGCAATTTCAAAGTGCAGTTGTCACAAACAGGTGTGGGGCAGCTTGGCTTAGGGCAGTCAGGCCCTTCCTGTCCTACCTCTGAGAGGGCTCTCAGTTATCTCCTCCTCAAAGTTATCTTGTCCTCTCGAGTTCAGGGGGGAGATAAACCCACTGGGGATTTATCTGTGACAGAACTGACACAGGCCTGTAGTGTGTGGGGCTACCAGACATCATGTTGAGATGCCTTCTAACCACCCAGACCATTTTGAGGGTAGACTGGGGCACATCAGAAGTGGTTGGGGCAGGAATCAGAGAAGTCCCTGGAAACCTTgtcacaccagctgctctgagaggAACTGGGCTGTCTGCCCTtggtggaggtggggtggggagccTGTGCAGGGAGGCTTTAGGTGGCCATGTGGCTGCCCTGCAGGGGCGACTCTGTGGGTTTGTCAAGACCATTATAAGGACCAGTGGATGTGGGCTGTCTGCTCTGTTGAGCAGGACTTTCAACCCTGGGGACTACCTGTGGCCTCTTGTGAGCCAGTGAGGGCCCACTCACTGGGGGCAGAGGTTTGAAGACCTGCCAGGAACCGGAAACTGACACTGAGAAGATCTTGTGCAGCCCTGGGAGGACAGCTGTCAGTCTGGAGGCTGGTGACTCTGGCTCACTGGCCCCTACCTGCTTGGCCCACCAGCCCAGACCCCATTCTCACTCTGTCCCTTCCCCTTGGCCATGCTTGTTGGCCCCTGCAGGCTTCACCTCATTATGGGGGAGACCAGCTGCAGAGAAAATGGGGATCTTCTGACCCCGGGCAATGCTGTTCATGACGTCGATGGGAGAAATGCCCGTCTGGATCATCTCTTCAGGGTAGATGCGGCCATGGGGGTTGATGGGCTGGCCTAGAGGGGGAGATGGTGGAGCCATGCTCAAGGGTCCAAGTCCCTTCCCTGCACTGCCCCAACCCTTCCCCACACTGCAGAGCAGCTGCATCCAACAGGACTTCCTGTGATGGAGGGCATTCTCTAACTCTGCTACCCAATATGGCAGCCcttgccacatgtggctactgagcactggAAGTGTGGTTAGTGGGAAGGAGGAgcttaatttgaattttatttcatttaaatttaaatagccaaacATGGCCAGTGGCTACCTTGGACAGCACCATTGTAGCTCAATAGAAGCGGCAGGCTGGCAGCGTCCTCAGGCTGAGGCCAGCTTGGGCTGAGGCAGTGCCCTCCTCATGACCTACAGGTGTGTGTGCAGGGTTTGAAGGACCTGAGGGTGACTCGGACACCTCCTGTCTGAGGGTATCGCACCCTGTTCTCTACCCCTGACTTGTGGCGTGGCCTTGGACAACTCCCTGGGCCTCCATCACGTATGTCCTCTGTACACTGATGTGATAGGGTTGGAGAACTCAGGAAGACCCTGACAGCTTGAATGGGGAGGGTCTGGAAGGGGCTGTATCTACTTCTGCAGGCCTCCCCAGCTGCCAGGATTGGGGACAGAGAATGGGGAAGGACAGTGAAGGTCTTGGGGCACAGGTGGAATCTGCACAAGGGTGATGACACTGTTACAGGAACTGGACAGGAAGTGCTAACGGCAGTATTTCAGGCTCTGTGGCAAGTGGTGGTGGCAGATTTGGGGACAGAGAGACCTTCTCTGTACTTTCACACCTGATCTGCTGGTCAGTCTGACCAGACCTATGGGTAAACCCTGGGCAGTTGCCTCTGGCCTGTGTCTGGGGCAGAACTTCAAGGGCAGAGCTGCCTCTGGACAGGTGATGACGGGGTGAGGAAGGTCGCTGGGGTTGGATCCCGAGAGCCATCCAGAGCCTCTGGTCACTCACCATTGATGTCCAGGAAGTCCTCCGCCATGACTACTGGCCCCTTGTCAATAGGTTTGccagagccattgaaaactcgACCTGGGGGTGGGCAGAGGGTGTTGGAGGAGGTTCAAGGCCAGCCCTGTGTCTCTCACTGCTGCCCACTCTCCACACCACCGCCAGCTCCCATCTGTCCTCCCTACATCACCATCTCCCAGTCTTTCCCTGGGTCCCCTCTCAGCCCTCAGTTACCCCCAGGGAGCTGGCTACAGTGGCTGTCCTCTTGGACAGGGCCCTCCACCCTCTCCTGGAAGCCTTTTACAGGCAAAATCCTGACCCAGGACAGTGGCTCTGATGGGGAGAGTCTATGGCAGGAAAGTGGGACAGGCCAGGTACAGTAGGCCTTGGGAGAGAACTAGGAGACATGTAGGGCTTATCAGTCCCTTTCAGCCCCAAATAGGTAGCTACCTCCTGTGCCTTTGATTTAGTGAATCTGTCTTcctcatttattgaacacctgagCTGACCTTAAAGAATTCACAGGGGAGCCAGGGAAGCTGGCTGGGAGGGCAGAAGAGAGGCCCCTACCCCTGCCCCTCACCCAGCATGTCCTCCGACACTGGAGTCCGTAGAATGTCCCCTGTGAATTCACAGGTGGTCTTCCGGGCATCGATTCCAGAGGTCCCTTCAAACACCTATGGGGAAAAGTGGTTCATTATTCCATTAAGGGGCTTTCTGGAGAGAATGGCCCTCCCATTCTATACAACCTTGTGCGCCCAGTCCTGGGCTAGGTGCTATCAGGGAAATAGGACATTTCCTGCCTTCAGGCACTTACAAGTGTGGGAACTTGTGAATGCACGTATTCACTCAGCCAACCAGTACCTCATTGATACCACTTGCCTGGACAATTGCCTTGGTCCCAGCCACCTCAAGCACTTGCCCGCTCCTCTGAGTCCCATTGGGGAGGGTGAAGTTGACAATCTCAGCATACTGGGCAAACTGGCAGGAGGGGAAAACAGCCAGAGAGACAGTGAGACTAGAGGTGAGGTCCCTGAGTCCTCCTCCATCCTTCCTTGATCCATCTCAAACCTCTCCTCTTGTGCCCAGACACTTGGAAATGAACTTTGTTatggattgtcttagttatctagtgctgctataacagaaataccacaagtggatggctttaacaaagagaaatttatctctcacagtctggtagattacaagtccaaattcagggtgtcatctccagggaatggctttctctctctgtcagctctggaggaagattccttgtcctcaatcttctcctggttgaggagtttctcaggtgcagggaccccaggtccaaaggacgcactctgctcccggtgctgctttctttgtggtatgaggcccccaactctctgcttgcttccctttccttttatcccttgagagataaaaggtggtgcaggccacaccccagggaaactccctttacattggatctgagtaagggtggttgTACAATCTCCCCTAATCCTCTCAGcgtaaaattacaaccacagaaCGGAGGGCAACcagagaatactgggaatcatggcctaaccaagttgatactcacctttttggggggacataaattcaatccatgacatggattgaattgtgtcctcacaAAAATATGTGCTGGAGCCTTAGcccctatacctgtagatgtaatcctatttttaaaaaattatttatattttaataagatttattgtgtttttggtaaaagtttatacagcaaatttgggtcccatttgacaatttctatacaaattgttcagtgaaatTAGTTACATTTTCCCCAATGCATCAGCATTgtctttaattgcattctggttgtttcgtttccagtgctctagtttccctgcccccttaccttctcagaaaccctggtggtgtaatgctCATTAACTAATGAACGGATAAGTAAAATTCCATCTatgcaatggaatatttttcagccataaaaaggaatgaagtactgatacatgctacaacatgggtgaacctagGAACATTGTACTAAGTgacagaagccagacacaaaaagctaCAGATTGTATCATTCCAttgatatgaaatatccagaatagggaaatatagagagacagaaattAGATGGGTGATTGTGGGGAGGGGAGGTCGGGGGGTGAGATTGGGGGGTGACTCCTAATGGGTACAGAATTTCTTTCAGGGTGataaaatgttctagaattagacAGCAGCAGTGATTACACAACTCCGTGAacacactaaaaaccactgaactgtacactttaaaagggtgaattttgtgGTAGGTGAATTAGAACTCAATtaataaagaagagggtcaggttGTCCTTCCAGGACCACAGGCATCAGGTGGGCAGGTGAAGCTCTTACCCAAAGAGATATCTGAGCATGCTCAGGAGCCACAAAGCCCCGGTCTTTATGagactaaggagtccctgggaggtgcaaacggttaagtgctcaactactagctgaaaggttggcgtttgaaacccacccagagcttCCTCACAAGATGGGCCTGACGATCTGCGTCTGAAAGGtcaccgccttggaaaccctatggagcagttttactctgcacacatggggtcaccttgagtaggaatccactcaaagacaactaacaacaacaacaagaggagGCTATGAGCTTGGCCATGGAGGCTGGAGTGGAAGAGGAGCCCTCCCCCTGACACGTCCTCAGCTATCAGCAGTGCCAAGACGGTCAGGTCCTATACCTGCTCCTTCTCCCGAGAGGAGGTACTGGAGAGAACACATATCTTCAGAGGCATCTCCCAGCTCCATCACCTTGCTTCCCaggttttttaaattacttgAAGAAGTAAGCCATAGTCTTAATCCAATAAAATTAAATGGTAGAAAGACAACATCTCTCCCCCATTCACAATTCCTAATACTCTGGGGAACAAAGTATTCCTCTAAGTACTTCCTGGACCATAGAGGAAATCAAAACTGAAATGATAGATTATCTGAAAAGAATGCGAAGGGCATCACTTCATGCCAATATTCATACTTACGGGGCGCATAAAGCCGTACTATGTTCTCTGGCTACAATAGAAGTAAGTAAAAAATTGATAACAAAAAGATAGTTAGAAAAGCCTCATACATTTGAAAATTCAAGAACATCGTAAATAGAGAATAGTTGTAATTGGGTTAGAAAACATTTAG contains these protein-coding regions:
- the ATP6V1B1 gene encoding V-type proton ATPase subunit B, kidney isoform produces the protein MATKLDSKPGGLPGSGCDLGATRKHKQAVTRNYITHPRVTYKTVCSVNGPLVVLDHVKFAQYAEIVNFTLPNGTQRSGQVLEVAGTKAIVQVFEGTSGIDARKTTCEFTGDILRTPVSEDMLGRVFNGSGKPIDKGPVVMAEDFLDINGQPINPHGRIYPEEMIQTGISPIDVMNSIARGQKIPIFSAAGLPHNEIAAQICRQAGLVKKSKAVLDYHDDNFAIVFAAMGVNMETARFFKSDFEQNGAMGNVCLFLNLANDPTIERIITPRLALTTAEFLAYQCEKHVLVILTDMSSYAEALREVSAAREEVPGRRGFPGYMYTDLATIYERAGRVEGRGGSITQIPILTMPNDDITHPIPDLTGFITEGQIYVDRQLHNRQIYPPINVLPSLSRLMKSAIGEGMTRKDHGDVSNQLYACYAIGKDVQAMKAVVGEEALTSEDLLYLEFLQKFEKNFINQGPYENRSVFESLDLGWQLLRIFPKELLKRIPQSIVDEFYPREGAPQSPAAATAL